The Astyanax mexicanus isolate ESR-SI-001 chromosome 21, AstMex3_surface, whole genome shotgun sequence genome contains the following window.
tagtttttacaaattgattttttgcagtgtagttaaTTAATTGATTCTAAAGAAATTTGGCCACTTCCACTTGTTATACATTGGTTTTATACATCTGAGGACACAGAGGAGATTGAAACTtgatttcatttaaataatttgaatggGTGAGTTAAAACTTTTATATAGTGTGATTTAGTATCTTATCTCTTTTGTCTCTGTATGATGGTTtatcacttttgttttttttttactttatggaaTTAAGAGTGGTTCTTCTGTGAAATGTATCGCTTAAAGAATTATGTACTTTGTATGAACATCTTAAATTTAACTCATTTAGCAATCATTATGTGATCTTAAGtcttaaaacatgtaaataataataaagcgtATTGTATAACCTGATCTGACTGAACTGAGTCTGTAACTGGTCTGTTTAAACCACAAGAAACACACTCATATaaacacatatagacacacagtGTGTATTTTAGGAGTGTGTTATTTTAGGACTCATCACTAATGTGTGGATAACTCTAAACATGTCCCACCTTGTATTTCCTCTAACCCAGAGCCCACAGAGCTTAATTACaccataaaaatacaaaataaaatggtTTCATTAGCAATTATGCTGCTGTAAACATTTGCGTAAATCTTTAATTAGTTTATGTTAAATTTGCACAGAATTTATGTTATAAAATATAACCAAAGTCTACAAAGTAACAAATTTCTTTCCAAAAAAGACTAATTGCATTATATAAGAGGAGATTAATCAAAATTCTTAATAAATCAAGAAATCAAGATTCTCTTACCATCAGCATAAATGAAACATATTTATTCATACTCAAAACTATTTATCACTCAATACCCAACCAATTCTCAGCCAGTCGAAGAGTCGAAGTATCTTTGGGTTATAGTCCCTAAAGGTGAGCCTTtgtttgaaacaaacaaaaaatagtgCCTGCCACTGACTCTACTGCTCCAGAAAGAGACTAcatttcccaggatgcacctgcgCTCAACCCTCCAGACATGCCGGATCACATGATGTATCTGCGTTCCGGCTCGCCGTGCTACTGATTGCTTAGACCTGAACTCTcttgtataaatagcccctgctTTCAACTACTCCGTGCCCATTATTGACCCTATTtttcatagctcttctacctcgcATTTCCTTTGTGTTTGACCTTTTGTTTCTGACCCTTTTGATCTTTCGAATACTCTTTTGCTTAGCCCTTTGTTTGTTAGCTTTTTTGGTATTGACCTGTGTTTTTTGGTCATGACAGCAGACTGCAGAGCGATAATCTGTGTGGAaactcgagcagtttggactgtgtgtctctccactcttcctccagactatgATCCCTTAATTttcttcaaatgaaatgtaaaatttactgatgatcagtgatggattggagagtcatgtctgtcatctgctggtgttgatccactgtgttttattatcaagtctaaagtcagtgcagttttgttttccaacaaaatcttacagcacttcatatcttacagcttccctctgctgataacaacttttatggagatatgaatttcattttccagcaggactttgcgcACTGCCAGCActttccaaaagtaccaatttgtcttattaTATGATATTGCAATTTCTTTTTTTGTGAGACTGATTTTTTGGTtgtcattagctgtaagccataatcaacaatcaacaataaaagaaatagatgcttaaaaaagatcactctgcgtgtaatttatctatattatatatagtgcATTCAgtaattcacattttgaactgaattactgaaatgaagtaacttttcaaagatattccactttttttgagatgcagcAGTATATTATGGACAAAATTATTTGCCTtttctttattaatcccacaatggggtaATTTacaaggacagagaaacaggtcaggaaaaaatatataaaaaaataataacaataaaactatgtatacaaaaacaattacaggaaatatataaagatataaaaattatatatagtaaaggaaaaaaataaaatatatatatacatctagtgcaaaGACATAtaattatggtagggtgtgaccagtattattatTGCACAAAAAGTATcaatgaataaatatcaaataaatagttaaaaagatgaaaaggtgagaaaatattgcacgttaaacatactgcacaaatggtgataagggGATCACAGTACATGTAGTGAGATGGATGATATTGCACACTGTAATGAATAGAAAtattctattttgtattttttatttttttgttacaacGTTTTCTTCACATAACTTGAccttcctgtaaaaaaaaaagtgcatgtgACTTCAAGTTGCCCCCGCCCATGTTGAACATTGAACAGGAAGAAGAATGACACCCATTGTGCGTCTTATAAAGCCTTATAAACGCTGGGCTGAAGGAAACTTTCACTTCTGCCTTCACAAAGAAAGCAAAGCAAACAAAGCGTCGAAAGCAGGAAATGAAGGATGGCGTCGCCTCTCGCTTCACTGGAGGAAGATCTGACGTGTGTTCTCTGCCAGAACATCTACAAAACTCCGTTAATTCTACTCTGCACCCACAGTTTCTGTAAGTCGTGTCTGGAGAGCAGCTGGGCCGAGCGCGGGAGTAAGGAATGTCCGGTCTGTAGGAAGAGATCCGCCGTGGAGACGCCGCCGGTTAACCGGGCGCTGAAGAGCGCCTGCGATTCCTTTCTGCAGGAGAAGAGTCGCAGGGTTTCTGATGAAGCTGCAGGTCTGGTGTGTCCTCAGCATCTGCTGAACATGCAGCTGTTCTGCCTCCACGACGAGCAGCTGGTGTGTTCGCAGTGCGTGATCCATCAACACAACAACCACAACTTCTGCTCCATCAGCAAGGCCGCCAGCGAACGCCGGGTACGAAGGGTTAACGGTTTAAGAAATGGGTTTAGCTTTATGTTAAGTTATTGTACTgaataaaatcttatttttacCCTTCAAATTGAAAAATGCACTATGTTATTATGAGTTCCACATTTAAACAaggctttaaatgtttaaaaatgttattatactgttataaaccgttaataatcagttacaactCATTAATAGAAAGTGCAGTTACTGATTCTGAATGTCGTTTCtctccccaggaaattacatgtataaatgtgcacacaaaacaacttcaaaatacattttattactaagcatagtgtcttaTACAGTGacttaattgcaaaagtaagatatgtaattaaaaacatgagaaaaaaaaatataaatatatatttttaatgaaatataattattattaaaatccttcagaggtgtaatttcaattcaattccaatcaattttgcattgttgtgtgaatccaaatcccatctatgctttaaaaatatttttttcataaaaaaaaacaaatatattatattttatatgtattatatattttttaattacatatcttacttatGCAATTAGCTCAATATACAAGACACTgtgaataatacaaaaaaaaaaacagtattttaaagttattttgtgtgcacatttatacatgtaatttcctggggacagaaatggcacccatttagCGGAATGGCTCATAAATAGCTCTTTACTGCTAAGAAAGTTTGCAATATTTGAAAGCATATTAAAGGTTTCTGTTGTATGAATGGGTTGCAACAAAGTGTTTATCGTGCATTATCGCAACTTATAATGCTATTATTAGTGATTTTCACAAAACAGAGCAACAATTATGTTGTAATAAAGTTCATAAAATGCAAGGAAAATAAATTcaatgtttagaaatatataaTTTAGGCTTCATTGGACAAAAAAATCAAGACCTTTACCCATCAGCTTATTCTGAATATGCCTTTTGACTTtgaacaatgtaattttataCACGTTAATGGTTACCTAAGTTTATTAGCTGGGAGTGATGTTGGTGTTCAAAGTCCTCCATTGTTGCAGCTTGAAAAATATGGCCTTATTCTTATCTTCTGATATTCTTTATCTACTTGCAGGAGAATCTCCGAGGCCCCCTACAGGAGCTACAGGGGAATCATGCAGCATTTTCCTTTGAAAAACTCACCTGTGTTTCTGTCTCTCAGGAGATCCAGGTTTGGGcctttaatgtatttatattttgcaACACACAGTTTTAATAGTTTGTTTCATATGCATTTGCATTATAATTTCTGGATTTTTTCTATCAGATGGCTTCTGGTTGCACCATATTTGGTAAATGATTAATTAACCTTTTTGACAGCTATTTACAGCATAGCTAATTCGCTTTTTTGTTGGGGAGATCATATAACTTATATCCATTGACTTTCAGGAAAGAATGTGTCCAAGTCTCGACTGGTACTCAACCATTAAAAGTCTTAATTCAGATTCAATGCCTCTCGTTCCCAATTTCGACTACTAAACATCTTGGTTTTGATTCAGACTCAATGTGTCTTAATGTCAGTGTTGACTGGAACTGGGcttctaatttttttattttgattctggCCCAATATAACCTAATCTCAGTGTTGATTGAAATTCAACTTTGGTTTTGATTCAGACTCAATGTCTCTCATTTTTATAGTGTCGCCTAAAATGCTCAAAAAGACTCAAAAGTGCCTAAAAGATTCAATGTGTCTGAATAGTAGTGTTAACTGAAGCTCAACTACTAAACATCTTGGTCTGGATTCAGACTCAATGTCTGTCATTCTCAGTGTCGACTGAAACTTAACTAGTAAACATTTTGATCTTAATTCAGACTTAATTTTTCTTGTCCTCAGTGCTGATTGAAACTCAACTACTAAATATTTTGGTATTGAATCAGACTCAATGCTTCTCATTCTTATTGTTTACTGAAACTCAACTACTAAATATTTTGGTCTTATTTCAGACTCAATGCCTCTTGTTTTTATAGTGTTGACTAAAACTCAACTACTAAATGTCTTGGTTTTGTTTTAGACTCAATGCTTCTCGATCTCAGTGTTGACTGAAACTCAACTAGTAAACATTTTGGTCTTAATTCAGACTTAATGAGTCTTGTTATCAGTGCTGACTGAAACTCAAAACATATTGGGTCTTGATTCGGACTCAATGCTTCTTATTCTTATTGTTTACTGAAACTCAACTACTAAATATTTTGATCTTATTTCAGACTCAATGCCTCTCGTTTTTATAGTGTCAACTAAAAGTCAACTACTACACTAGAAAATGTTCCAacttgtcttcttcttcttttattcagTCTCAGTTCCTCCAAACTCAAACCCACATAAAGAAAGAGTTTGAGAAGCTTCATCAGTTCCTACATGAGGAGGAGAACAGCAGGATGactgcactgaaaaaagagatggagaggaagagccagaagataaaagagaaaatagaaGAGATGGACGAAGTGTTAGCTTCACTTTCTAAACGAATCAAACTGATGGAGGACTTTGTGAACGCTGACGACAGTCTGTTCCTTAAGGTACGTTAGTTATTACTAAATTTATTCCAGAAATAATCTCATTAACAGAATAATATTAACACTGTATTGCctaacattgttctgaagaattgGGTACAAAGGTTTTTAACTGtgaaatgaataattaatcattttttgtGGCTTTTTCTGTAAAGTTACTCAAACTTTTAAAGGCTTTCATGAGACAAAAAGGTCAACAAAATGTTCAAAAGATCAAAAGTTCACAGTTGTGCTAATGTTTCAAAACTCACTTTTCTTTGCAGAGTCTTAAAGAAGCAGAAGAAAGGTAGGATTATGTCAAACGCAGGCATTTAAaatgcctttttatttttttttttacataattacataaaaagtaattaaataaaaatgaattatattGGTTCATATCTGTTTCAGTGCTGAGTACACAGTTCCAGATCCAGAACTGGATTCAGGAGCTCTGATTGACGTGGCCAAACATGTGGGGAACCTGAGATACAGAGTTTGGGAGAAGATGAAGGACCTCTGTCTTTACTGTAAGAACATATCCACTGATTCTGTGAAAAACAGTTTAAGAAATTAATTTATGTCATGAATTTCCTGATGATATAGTCATGGTATAAAAGCATTCACAACAACGTAATACGTTCCTTAATGGCAAAATGGTTTTCATCTAAAGTGGTTCACACTTCCCAGCAAATGTGTGAAACGTATCTcaatttattactctgtaggtagaagtatagatactagtgtttagtaaaatacttctgtagaagtttaagaaaaatcaactaaagctttttactgttttagtaaaaatgtttaaaaagtactggtttcaaaactacttaaagtataaaagtaaaacccGAAAGCTACCATTAgcctaaaacttaaatctaaccctaaaactaacTGTTAAAAGTTAATGTTAGGGTGTGGGGTCAAAGTTAGGTTTGATCTTGCATTCAAACGAGAATGTTTTACATTCAACTaagaattaaattgttttaaatggaCGTTTAGTTGAAAGTCAGTAGACATTCATCTATGAGGAATCCGATATAGACCATCCAAATTATGTCTTACCAGagaatattaatttataaattgGGTTATTTTGTagctttattttttgttaatgggAAGATGGGATTCACTTTTAACCCCTTCTACCCAAGAAATTGagcttgatttgatttttaactGCTACTATGCTTTAATAGTTAAAATGCTGAATAGAATTTTGAATATTTGTACAGTTTGAAAGCATAGCTTTAAAACTTGACAGCCTAActggtgttaaattaaaataatctGAGATGACCACATTTTTTCTCTGATCTTGGTCACTTGGTAAtcaagtttctttattttttcttgacTCTTAGAACCCCATTGCCGCAAATTTCGTCAGCTCAATTACTCAGAAATGCATCAACGCACCAACATGATTTATACATTGTGAAAAACAGGGAACTTTATTCTTTCCAAAAATTGAACTGACCTCACGCtgaactgaagtttttttttgagaaatctaTTGTGAAATACACCTAAAGAATAGACTTACTGTGCCTtcatatttccatatttccatgcaTATTTTTTACTATAACACAATTTATTATCTCAAAACACCATAATCTGCATGTTTACTTTCACTCAGGGGTCTACGGTAAATCTCATGACGTCATTGCTGGCGCTGATTGGTCAAaaaataactctttttttttttagccaataaTATTTACTTCTAGACATTATTCTAAAGTATTATATGAGGTGTAAAATCAAATAACATTTATGTAAACCCAGTAGTGTCCAGAGAAACAGCTTCAAAACTGCCAGCCCTCAAACCAAACTTAGATAGGGTGGGAATATCAATACAAATAAATCCGCCTGGTGCTGCTTAagtattctgtcacagtaataatataaaaaaaatcatcaaaatccttatacttttaactcatatacactctaatctcactattactgaaaataaataatcTTCTGTGAATTGATTTAAAGTCTGTACATTCAAAagtatgtaaaaacaaaaatcaattccatgaagatttacaaattctggaagcgTTTACATCTCAAATGATCAAGTTTTTGAGCAGCTCAATGCCACAtcttctggtataaagaaaaataatagcatgtgTCTGTCTCGcaacataactgtgttataacaagtgaaaGAGGAAGTGACGAAAACAAAGGAGAAAGAACACACCAGAAATAGactggggttcaaagggttacacaagtttctttttttatttatttatttttctttatttttcaagaTCCAGTGATTCTGGAGCCGAACTCCGCCCACAGCAGTCTCCACACCTCTGCAGATCTGGTTAAAGTGATCTTCAGGGATACGAAGCAGAGTCTTCCCAACAACCCCGAGAGGTTCACCATGGATCCGGTGATCCTGGGATCCGAGGGCTTCGGCTCTGGAACCCACAGCTGGGTGGTGGACGTCGGGGAAAGTGATAACTGGACCATCGGGGTGGTGAAAGAGTCCGtcaaaagaaaggaagagatCCCTGAAAGTTCACAGGATGGATTTCAGTCCACCGAAATGTGTTCAAAGGGCAAATACATGACCCACCAACTCAATTATGAGATCCCTGAAAGTTCAAAGAACGGAATCTGGACCATCAGTCGGAAAGATTGACAGTGTACGTTCAGCGCCGGACGTTACGGTTCTGAGAATGTGAGGAGAATCAGAGTACAGGTGAACTGGGACCGAGGACAGGTGATTTTCACCAATGTTGAGACCAACTCACAACTGCAGTGCTTCTCTGTAACACGGGAGAAGATGTATCCATTTTTCTCCACTCTCAGTGAACTCCCACTGAAGATTCTACCTGTGAAGATCTCATGGACGGTTTCTTGAAAGTCTACAATACATCATCAGctctatatcctcctgagacccagtcCTTTGCTTGTGTGCATTTAAAATTTCTCCTAGCTGGTTGGGTATTaataggacctaacaagtataaaaactagtgtcaatcaattaaaacatttaatctgattaattatgACAATATTTAgcgattaactgtgattaattgcgcttgttcttcttaagatgcagtttttatagtggatatttaaatggaaattacTGATTTTAAATTAATCACCCACCTTAACTTGACATGGTCTTTGTACAGAAAGTGTCCTCTCTGTACAAAGACAATGTCCTCATATGGATCCAcaatttatttcaacatttaacaataattttagctttctacattaattaagcaattaaacttgttttaaacataaaatccaattatatttttttacctaGCATGTGTTTCTGTctcaactggctgtagaaacatttGTCTGGGATacccgccatcttgttttcaatcaattgagtgtaatgttgtcatgtgattaTCACTAGATGGTATGGGCAGGGTCGCCATATCAGAACAAAGGGTcaaggtttaaaaaaattaagtatcatggtgcatTAATGTTGGAGAAGCAGAAATGCAATAtccacatatgaggacgcagggtctcaagaggatataggGGTAATTCCACTGATTGGGAGCTGTTTAATTGTTGTAACAACTTataattgttgtattttttttttaacttttttttaaactctgaatctaattacactatatttaactattcaaaacatgaacTGCTCAatttcaggcagctttacttaattttttacaaggtttctaatctgaagatggttacaaaactcgcgcaacatttaaaaaacatgtttaaaagcaagaaagtccactaattcctttaattttctctgaagaaagcctttatttaaataaatggttatagactgcatgttcaaatgattaatatttactcctgttactttttatgttttcagtaacaggactgaaagtaacaggacttTTAGCattgaattagcaaaaacatgaaaaatcgctaaatggcagctatcctaatagcatgaggacacagagcgcattctagtgattttttccagttattttatttttgacaaaccaataagatgtaagaatgaatttaggtaacaggactgagtgttgagattgagctcctcagtcatcgtaacaataagatcaaatatacagaaaaactaatgagggaacttaatttggGTCtccccatgatcttcagaaaaaacagctgatgtcacttcctgttgtagaatgtttcagatgatcagggtaatgtgttacggtaacaggactgagtgaaactattcaacacaactaaaatgtgaatttttacttaaatattatggatttgcTATGAAAAAAAGtcgtttttattaatgttttaattacatatcttacttttgtaaTTAGGACAATGTCCAAGACCCTATGcttaacaataaaatgtatttaaaagttattttgtgtgcagatttatacatgtaattcAATGCTAAAATAAATTCATTGTAATTAATGTTGAAGAACATATGATTAAAAATTTGTACATGAGAAAATTAAGTGTATACAATCACAGAATAAAATCATTATATGGActaatagtgtttttttgtttgtttgttttgtgtcatCTGTAGCCCTATGCTTGTGATTGCTAGCCAGTAGCTAATTGCTAATAGCTGGTTGGATGAACACCACAAGATGAAGATTAAGATCAGTCCAGTACAATTTGATTGAGACACGCATGAAACTAAAGCTTTCTCAAAACGAAGGACGTATGAATGTGCTCAACATATAATCACATGGGTAGATATATTGAGTATATATTGAATACAGAACCTAACTTGAAGAAGCTCTGTgtttgtcttgtagtccttctggactcGGAGTCTTCTCCACTTGTTGAACTCACTCTATTATTTACTCCCGTTTTTGGTCATTCAGCTTTTTAGATAAATATAgaggtttttaagctgtgtaacAGCTAAGATTTGCTCGCTAGCTTCCATATTGTCGTGCTATTAAACTTCAAAAACTCAACCTCAGTGGTGGAGTTAGTGTTAGGGAATAACATGCAGGTGGAGTCAGATGCCACACCCACACATATTCCCCTGACGTACTGCACAGttctagtaataaaatactggctgaagctctgctgacaagactCGACAGAGCTTGAACTTtgaatgtttccttaatatctgattatACTTTATAATTTACTACTGAAGGAAttgataaaactttttttttggtgatcTGTAGTGATGGCAACTTCCAATTTTTATACATggtataatatcactgacagttggctatgGAATATTCAGTAGTGAATAAATGATTGTTTTGTGAATgttttttatacacctgtggacatggaagtgattggaacctgagtttaatgatttggatgggtgagtgaatacttttatATAGTGTGATTTAGGATATTATTTCAAAACTACATGTAAAAGTGTCCCAGgtggatttgagtcacttttatctGCTGTTTGAACGTAGCACTATTTACCTCGCAACTGGAGTCAACCAACCCAACCTGTTTTCACTTGCTACTAAAgcctttatttacattatatttaactGCAATGCAAATGTTCATTATTTGAATGTGCTTGTATAGGTTTGTCTACGTACGTCCATACATCTTGCTGTCTGtccatctctatctctttctgtaacgaagaggaggaggcaggatgcaaatgcaagtcttttttattatccatatttaaactaacaaagaaaagaacactagggagtatataaagaaaaggtaactaaaacaaaacactatgaaacagaggataaactaaaatactgaaccaaacaagcaaactaagcaaacaaagaaacaaactaaataaagctaaCCTggaacactgaggacaaacaacacagcaggtcagtggctgagcgcagatggcgtaaaaccaagcttcacattcacaaagaaatttttaaagatagactgcgtgattacaataaaataatgtgcacatgtagacaatcctacttctccagcattattaacaataatattaacaatagcaaagttcttttcactgtggttgacagactaactaactcacctatatatatgacccctgagctagtttcaactgagagatgtaatgagtttgctaaattttttaatactaaaatccacaatatcaggcaAGACATCAGTACATCTATATTCACCAACGAGCCctcgtgctctccaaaaccatgcatcatagtcaacatgtcccaatttagcactattaatgaagaagttttaattgatacagtgagtcacctcaaatcatccacttgcagtcttgatacattaccaaccaagtttttaaagaatgttttttactcaatatcagcagacattcttcaaattgtaaatacctcactcatgtcaggtgttttcccaaatgcattaaaaactgccgttgtgaagcctctcttaaaaaagaaaaatttagatacaaacttattgaacaattacagaccaatctctaatctaacattaattggaaaaataattgaaaaaattgtcttcaagcaagttatgcacttcctgtccataaataactgtctagaccaatttcagtcaggtttccggcccaatcatagtactgagactgctcttattaaggttatcaatgacattcgcttaaacacagactcaggaaaaatgtctattctactactgctggatctcagtgctgcttttgacaccattgaccacaacattctcatagatagacttgagaaccgggttggaatttctggaactgtcctaaaatggttcagttcataccttcaaggaaggaaatactttgtggaaatggaaaataatgtttctgagactgtgccagtgacctgtggtgtaccccagggttcaattcttgggccactcttatttaatttatatatgattcctctgggtgaaatcatgcgtgactatgggatatcttaccacagctatgcagatgacactcaga
Protein-coding sequences here:
- the LOC103032631 gene encoding E3 ubiquitin-protein ligase TRIM35-like, producing the protein MASPLASLEEDLTCVLCQNIYKTPLILLCTHSFCKSCLESSWAERGSKECPVCRKRSAVETPPVNRALKSACDSFLQEKSRRVSDEAAGLVCPQHLLNMQLFCLHDEQLVCSQCVIHQHNNHNFCSISKAASERRENLRGPLQELQGNHAAFSFEKLTCVSVSQEIQSQFLQTQTHIKKEFEKLHQFLHEEENSRMTALKKEMERKSQKIKEKIEEMDEVLASLSKRIKLMEDFVNADDSLFLKSLKEAEESAEYTVPDPELDSGALIDVAKHVGNLRYRVWEKMKDLCLYYPVILEPNSAHSSLHTSADLVKVIFRDTKQSLPNNPERFTMDPVILGSEGFGSGTHSWVVDVGESDNWTIGVVKESVKRKEEIPESSQDGFQSTEMCSKGKYMTHQLNYEIPESSKNGIWTISRKD